In the Populus trichocarpa isolate Nisqually-1 chromosome 1, P.trichocarpa_v4.1, whole genome shotgun sequence genome, CGGGCCTTTTTACTAATCTTACTTGAATTGTCATCCTCTAACCTGCAGCAAAATTCTCCAGAAACAAATTTTGCTAAGTCATTTATTAGGTCATGCATAACAAATGACGATGTATAGCCACTTGATTGTTGAAAAAATGACCTTGATACAAGATCATGAAAATACTCTTCGCCCAAATCTTCCATCTCCATGTTTCCTTTAGGTTGGTTTATAAAACCCTCTGCCATCCATAGAAATAGTAATTCCTCCTTCTGAAATTCATAACCTTTAGGAAATATTGCAGAGTAAGCAAAACATTGTTTTAGATGCGATGGGAGATAACGATAACTCAATCTCAAAGCTAGAAGAATGTTGTCAATTGGTAAATCCCACATATCACTCCTCAATATCTTCATCCACTCCTTAGCATCTCTTTTGGAGCGAAGGAGACCCCCAAGTGTTTTTGCAGCTAGCGGCAGGCCTTTACATTTTCTCACTATTTCTCTTCCAATTACTTGCAAATCTGGATGTAGGGATGAATTTCCATCATCAAATGCATGTTTTGCAAACAAGAACCAGCAATCATCGTTGGTTAATTCCTTTAGACGGTAAGTTGCAACAGTACGCATGACTGATGCTACGCTTTCATTGCGTGTCGTGACAATAATCTTGCTTCCCTGTCCTGCCGACTTTAGAGGTCTCATTAGAATATCCCAATCAGCATAGCTATTATTCCAAACATCATCTAAAACAAGCAGAAATTTTTGCCCCATTAATCTCTCCCTTAGCTTTAGTTGAAGCTGATTTGGAGTCCTGGCATCATCAATCACCGAACCGAACTCCTCAAGGACATCATTTGTTAtcttgaaaacatcaaaattttCTGAAACACAGACCCATGCTTTGAGATCAAATGACTCCTGCACTCCGCGGTCATTGTAGACAAGCTGAGCAAGAGTAGTCTTACCGATTCCACCCATACCAACAATGGGAATCACATCTAAGTTTTTCCCATTTGAAACATCAGATAGCAACAACTTCAGTATAGCTTCCTTATCATGATCCCTACCGCAAACATCAATATCATCCACCAAAGAAGTTGTTGGTGTTTTCTGTAATGATGCTTTTTCTCTCATACCCTCCCTCAAACCGAGGGCATCCTTTTGTTGTACTAAATATTCAAGTCTATCAAGGATCTCTCCCAACTTTTCTTCCATCTCTTCCTTCTCCCTTTTACTAGAAGACAAAGTTCTAAGCGCCTGATTAGCGGTGATTTGTGATCCAGCTTCCACCTCCAACCGCAGAGCTTCATAAGCAATCTCATCCAACAAGTCATCTGCTTCATACACGGCATCTTTAAGCTCATCAAGCCACTCTTTCACAGCTGGCTTGGTAACCTGCTTCTCCTCTGCATCATCAAGCACTCCATTGACAGATATCATCATAATCTTCAACTTCTTAAGCAGCCTTTCATTGAGTTTTCGCTCCTTGAAGAAGTCTAAAACCTCACGAGACGCCATTCTATCAAACAAAACTTGAAGGAAAGCAGAGAGAATTGACCCTCCTACCAAAGCTGCAGCCATAGCTTCTCCTTCTTCGAAAAGGGTCTGATTACAAAACGAAAACTGATCAACATAtagaaaattaacttgaaatctcgACTTGATAGTTGACTTTACTTTGTTTATAAAGCAAGACATCAAGAATTGGCAATTACAAAACTTGTTATCAATGACCGTTGACTTTACTTTGTTAGCAATCGTGGCGGCAATAAAAATCACAGAAGAAATTAAGCTAAAACAGGATTCAAAATATAAGCAAATAAAACCgaaaaatgaagaacaaaaaaattaatgggaaTCAAACATATAAGAGCAGAGAAAAGGAACAGCAAGCATCAATCTGCTACTGTTAAAAAGAacacctcaaaaaaaaaaggtaacaaTGAAGTGAGAGCATAAGAACCCATCATTACCTTTGCAAAACCTGTAAGATGAGAGCTTCTTAAATCTTGGTTACAGTTGCTGCATAAAATGGAGGATTACTTTTTATCGTCAAGTGTGGGGCTTTTGGGGTCTTGGCTTGGTGTCTGCGTTCTAGCGCtggctggtggctggtggctCGAGGTAGTTGCGCACGCATTTGGCTCTAGTAGCTCATCTGctacttatttttataattaataacatttttttatataacaattCTCCGGATTAATTTACACGTAACtcgattaatttcttaaaattttaaaattaacaaccttAAAATTTATAGTGTTTGAATTAATGAtctttgaaaagtaaatttaaaatctgatcaGTTAAACTATACCtctcaaaatttaataacattttatattatggattaaaaatgcaaaatatcTCAACAATCCACTACCATGACctatttagaatttaaattattatttttttattttaaattatttttttaatcttttcagaCAACATGTCTTTCATCAGCAACCAAACTTCACCACAAAGAGAATAACACCACAGACATAAACCAATTCAGTTACCCATTAAGGTTGTTCGCTCATTCCTCGACAAGTTTACAACTTGAAAAACCCTCAACATTTCCATGACCACCCACCATCACCAATCCATTACCAATCTATTAAAGATACTGAAGCGATTCTGAAGATCTTCACTATTATGCCATTACCAAGTATAACTTATTTGTTATCTAGTTTAGATATGATTGTGTATTTATCATTAGCATATAATCTTAGCATAAACATGGGAGAAATATACGTAGGATTGTCTTTCCTTGCTGCAAGTTTTTCCCACtctataaatacatatgtacAGCATAAGAAAGGGATGAATGTATAACTCTGTTTTACTACTGCACTGTCTCACGTCTCTTCATTACTCTGCTTCAAATTtctacatggtatcagagcatagtGTTTGAATTCTCATACTATAGGGAGAGACAATGGTGTTGTCATGGAAGACCACTTGAAGGATGCATCGATATTGGATCAAAGGTCTCAGCACTAGCAAATTGTTCTGATGATACCAACACATCTCAAATATTGAGTTTTGTGTTGTTGAATGAATTCAATTATCTTCCTTGGTCAAGGGCTGTCACTATTGCTCTTGGTGGAAGATCTAAGTTGGGGTTCATAAATGGTTCTATCGTTCCTCTAGAAGTTAATGATCCAGAATATGCAACATGGCTTTCCAAGAACCGGTTGGTCATGTTTTGGATCCTCAACTCCATGGAAAGGAATCTTGCTGAGATTTTTAGTTTCTCAGAATCATCACTGGACCTGTGGGATGCAATTCGTGACATGTatggaaatcaaaataatgctGCCAGGATATTCCAAATTCATCGCGAGGTTGCCAGCCTTCACCAGGAAGGAAAGCCCTTTGTTCAGCTGTTGGGAAGCCTTAAAAACCTGTGGAATGAACTAGAAATATATCGCCCACACACTACTGATGCTGctatattacaaaaaagaacTGAGGAGGATAGGATTTTTCAGCTGCTGGCAAGTCTCAGCCCAGATTTTGAAGACCTGCGAAGCCATATTCTGATGAATCCAGAACTACCATCCCTGAAATTGGTTTGCGCCACCATCCAACGTGAGGAAATACATAGGAAAGTAATGACGCGTGATGTTGGAGTTTTTGAAACTCGTGCTTATCAGACCAAATTGACGCCGCAGGATATGAATTCTGGTTCTTTTGATCATGGTCAGCATAGaccattatcatattaaaaaaactacaaagggAAACGAACTGATTTCAAGTGTCATTACTACCACAATCTTGGTCATAATGCAGATCGTTGTTGGCTCCTTCATCCTGAAATTAAGCCTAAGTTTGAAAAGGACCTAAGAAGACCACCAAGATGCGCAAATAATCATAAGTCATACCTTGAAAATAATCATGTGAATTCCACCAAAAGCTTTTCTGCCAATTCTGCATCTTTGACATCTGATTTTGCTAATTATTTGCACGACAAGCATGGCCAAGGAAAATCACATGATGAATCTACCAATCAAGACCAGAAGCAACCAACTGCTCTTCTCAGTCACTTTGCTGATTTTTTTAGCAGAAGCAGACTCGAAAAATAGCCAAGGTAATCTGATTGCTTTCATGACTGCATTAGAACTTGTAAATTTGCATGATCTTTGGATAATAGATTATGGTGCCACCAATCACATGTCAAACAAATTAGATAGACCTTAAATCATTTGTCAAACCCATATTTGTATATGTTGCTGGTGGGAAGGGTGCTTATGTTAAAGGGAAGGGAAAAATTAATCTACTCTCTGATAAGATAGTGTCTGATGTTCTATTTGTACCATCCTTTCCATTTCAATTGCTTTCAGTCAGTAAGATTACAACCACTCTAAACTATGAAGTAATTCTTACTTCTTCCAAAGTTGTGTTTCAGGATCTTGTCACCAAGGAGATGATTGGTGAAGGATTTTTCCTGCATGGTCtgtattatatatcctaaaaatCACAAGTCTTCAGGGGTTTTCAAGCAACAACTAATCCACCCATGAGCACCTCTTATGGCATCGTCGTCTAGCTCACCCTTCAGAGTCTATTCTTAGTAAAATAAAGTCGGTTCAAGTACATGAATCGCTCAATTGTgagatttgtcattttttaaaatctacaaGACTTCTGTTTACTCCTTCAATGTCAAAAAGTACTCATGCATTTGAACTTGTTCATTCAGATGTATGGGGACCCTTCCATACTTtcattgatggttttaaatattttgttatatttatcgATGACTTCTCTAAGGTTACTTGGGTGTATCTGCTAAAAACTAAGCATGAcgtatttgtttgttttaatgattttcatttgTTAGCAATCAATCAATTTTCAGCTCCCATTGAAATCCTTCGATCTGATAATGACACCGAATATATGTCCAAAGACATGTcaaaatatttacattttaATGAAATTCTGCATCAAACTAGCTGTGTTGGTACACCTCAACAAAACAGGATATCTGAACGTAAAAATCATGATCTGCTTGAAAAAACTCGTGCCATTATGCTTCAAATGAATGTTCCCAAAGCTTTCTGGTCCTACGGAGCTCTTACAGCTGCTTATCTCATAAATCGTTTACCCAGCCGAGTGCTGGATTTTAAATCTCCTCTTGAAGTTTTGCAGGATAAAGTTTCAGATATATCTCATCTTAAAGTATTTGGCTGCACTTGTTTTGTGCACTTACTAGCTACGTATCGGGACAAGCTGGATGCTAGAGCGATCAAGTGCGTCTTTTTAGGTTATTCCACAACTCAAAAGGGATACAAGTGTTGTGACACTGTGTTGCAGAAACTATATGTTTCCATGAATGTGAGATTTCTTGAAGATACTGAATATTTTTCTGCAGGAAATCAGGGGGGATGTTGTCAGATCTTTTTCCCTTACCTAGCATTGAGAATGTCAGTCTGCCTCCATCCATCATTCCAAGTTCTGACCGACAGATTCAGGTTCAAATAACTCATTGAAATGATACTACTAATCGGGATactaaaattcaaaatgcaTCAGATTTCAGTGATGTTGTTGTTCTTGACTCGGATTCaagcaataaaaatacaagCATATGAGAATCATCTATTGACATGCTGCCAGCTACTAGAAGAGTTTCCCTTCGAACTCGTCAAGCATCATCTCGAATGCAAGATTATATCACCTATAATGTGAAGTATCCTATTTCCAGGTTCATGTCCTATCATCGACTTTTTCCATCATATAGTGTTTTTCTTACTTCCATATCAGCTATTCAGGAACCAAAGACATTTCATGAAGTGCAATCACAGGCAGTATGGCAGCAGGCCATGAATGAAGAATTGAAGGCACTTACAGAAAATCACATGTGGAGTGTGCTACCCTTGCCTGCTGAAAAACAAGTTGTAGGCTTCATTGGATATTTAAGACAAAATTTAAGTTAGATGGTTCAGTTTATCGGCATAAAGCTTGTCTCGTGGCTCATGGTTTCACTCAGAAATTTGGTGTTGACTACAAGGAAACATTTGCTCCCGTGGCCAAGATGACCACTGTCAGAATCCTTCTATCCGTTACTGTCAACCAGGGATGGTTCCTATGTCAAATGGATGTAAGAAATGCCTTCTTACATGAAGAGTTTGAAGAATAAGTGTTCATGAAATTTCCTCCTGAACATCCATAGAATGGAAGCCCTACACTTGTCTGCAAACTTCATAAGTCTATTTATGGCCTGAAGCAGAGTTCTTAGGCCTGGCATGCTAAATTAAGTTTTGCACTTGAAGATATTGGTTTTACAAGAAGTTCTACAgattcttctttatttattcaGCTTGGGTGCACTCATAAACTAGTTGTGCTAATATATGTGGATGATCTGATTATAGCAGGAAGTAATAATGACTCAATCACTCAACTTAAAAGGGAGCTTCAAcaacaattttcaattaaggaCCTTGGCTCCTTAAAGTACTTCCTAGGCATTAAAATGGCCGCCTCCAGTAAAGGTTTTTTTCGCAATCAACGCAAGTATGTCATTGATTTGTTGAAGGATGCTGACATGTTGCACACAAAGCCGGTTGCAAACCCTTTAGACAGCAAGTTAACATTGGACCCTTCAAGTGAACCTCTTGCTTCTTGCAATCATTATCAGAAGATTGTTGGTAAACTAATTTACTTAACAATCACTCGACCAGATATTACATTTACGGTCAGCCTTATCAGTCAATATATGCATGCTCCAATAGTTTAGCATTTTGGTATAGTAAAGCGTATCTTGCGGTATCTAAAAGGGACAAATGGTTGTGGCATTGTTATGACTCGCAATGGTCATACTAACGTCATGGGCTACACTGATTCTGACTGGGGAAATTCTCTCGATCGTCGATCTACCACTGGATATTGTATGCTTGTTAAAGGAAATTTGGTATCTTGGAAAAGTAAGAAACAATCGGTAGTAGCTCGTTTAAGTGCTGAAGCAGAGTATCGTGCTATGGCTTCTGCTACTTGTGAACTGATATGGCTCAAACACCTTCTTGCAGATTAAGGTTTTCCTAGTATCACTCCTATGATGTTGTTTTGCGATAATCAAGTTGCTATGCATATTGCGTCCAACCCGGTATTTCATGAACGCACCAAACAATATTGAAGTAAATTGTCATTACATTCGTTTGCAAGTTCAAGCTAAACTTATCCATCCTCAGTATGTACGTTTTCATGATCAACTAGCTGATGTGCTCACCAAAGCCTTACCTTCTACTCAATTTCACCAGTTATTAAGCAAGCTTGGATCCACCAATCCACTGGATCCAGCTTGAGGGGGAGTATTGAAGATACTGAAGCGATTCTGAAGATCTTTACTATTATGCCATTACCAAGTATAACTTATTTGTTACCTAGTTTAGATATGATTGTGtatttattattagcatataaTCTTAGCATAATCATGGGAGAAATATACGCAGGATTGCCTTTCCTTGCTGCAAGTTTTTCCCActctatatatacatatatacaacATAAGAAAAGGATGAATGTATAACTCTGTTTTACCACTGCACTGTCTCATGTCTCTTCATTACTCTGCTTCAAATTTCTACACCATCATTTATAGTTCGAGCTTCCAAGAGATATTGCTCAACTAATTGTTCAAGAACTGTGTGTTCATTTTCTTATCACTTTGCATGTAATTTTCTTGGGGGTTGTGGTTATTTccattcttgtgttttttttcagatcatttCTTCGGATTTTCATCACCTTTGACATAATGTTTAAACTTCATCGATGTATGAATATAAGAGCATTCGATGCATCCTTAAATATTAGGCAAAGAATAAGAGTGACGAGTGTGAGATACCGAGGACGGAAACACTGTTGGCAGAGACAATTCAGAGCTTTTTGTAGAGTAATTTTGAGCCTACGTTGTTGGCAAGGGCGAACGCAATGCAAAGGCTTGGGTGGGCTCTAGCCcaggtcaagattttatcaatatttttttactagttttatgtaaaacaaatttgtaattcttgattgagttattataaatttttgaaaatttacatggagccttctaatatgatgttttagcttgttttaaaattcaaaatttttggataaattcagaaatttgataaaaaaaaaatcataatttggtcagttttacgttattgggtgtaattttcaatccgaccatcagattgaactgaaattttatgagggatcttaaaatatattgaataaaatctggttaaaattttaggatgaacaaAGTTTGGtaatgctaacaaaaaaaaaagaaccgtcaaataaatgcaaaacgactcattaaaggtaaaatggttatttgccattaaaaaataaaataaattaattcttcattccttttatatgttgctgACTGGGCAAAAgcagaatagaaaaagaaagaaaagaaaaggcgagagagaaatagagaaaagtaagggaaaaacattaaaaaaaattcaagaaaaaaaaaagtgacagaataaccttgtaaacttacaaagtccaacttataaaacactaacctaaggaagaatcaagtgaagaaaggaggaattgagagagggaaaaaaattaattactttgtttttcaattgacaTGAGATTGCTATTTTATCCCGGTagaggggttgttacaatatcaattcaaattcgattatagatgaattatattccacaaaacatcgAAAGATGTAGCTTcaatagtgagtttatttttactttcacttcaattttatgtacttttaaatttattttttaatattttagatagtgtatttgaattaaaactttactgttaactttaaaaattcatatatataaattaataatttatctttaaaaaattatatatttatttaatagttcAGGGTAGGAAAAATTACTAGCTCCACCCTTGGTTGTTGGGTGCATGTAAAAGTTGGCTTGCTCTCTAGAATAAAACGACTAGGATATTCAAGAGTTGCTTGTGCTTCTCCACCATTACATAGAGAAAACATGGCTATCAATGCTTAGAGTTCAAAGATAAACCCTAATTTCTGgctatatttgttgtttttaatcttGCAGAGATAACAAAGAGCATTTGATACgaataattaatgaattatcCATAAAAGATTTGAGTGGGTTAACCATAACGCTGCCAACCCCGGCCTATTTGAGCCCTAGCACAGATGCCTCTTCTGGGCAGGGACAGATGATCATGACTACTGCTACTTGTAAACAAAAACCTACCCTATGTCTCTGTCTCCGACAGTGAGCCGTCAAGTGACTTGACAAACTCTCTTCCTTCCTTCTTGTCCAATTCATGATCTTCATTCAGTTTCTCTCGtattgaagaaaagaaacttcaaaatgaaaaaggatgtggaggtttgtttttgaattttaaaaatatttttaaaataaatttaaaatgttttttattttttattttaaattaatattttttgatgtttttaaattattttaatatactaatataaaaaataattttaaaaaaataaaaaatattatttgatacatttctgagtaaaaaacattttgaaaaacaatcacaaccacactttcaaacatattaatatatttatttatttattatgtatttagattattttgatgtgttaatattaaaaatttattttaaaaaataaaaaaaatattattttaatatatttttaaataaaaaatactttaaaaaataataactatttaaattccaaatattatattatgctgttctttcctctcttttcgcgactgctctcttttttttttacttgcgcAATTGGGCATGTTTAGGTCCGGTTGGGCCCTTTCTATTCTTCCTAGCAGGTTGGCCCGTTGGGCCCAACCAGCTGTCTggtgctctttctttttcttcccggATGGTTGGGTCATATGGCCCAACCAGCTGTCGGGGTGGACCATTGGGCCTAATAAGCCCTCCTGTTGGGCTTTGTGCTGTCAGATTTGATTATGTGATTCAGTAAGGAGAGATGATGGCTTGACTCCCTTCCACAGTTCAGTTGGATTTCTTCCTCAACCTGTAGCAAAAATCCTTGTATTTGGAAAAggaaaaccctaaaccctcttCCTTCTGATTCATATTCAGATGAGGCTCTCTCTGTGTCTCAAAATGAAGCTCTCTCCAAGTCTCCTGATTTCTCTCTTGCCAAAACGCTTTATAAAGACAGCACCTTCTCCTCCCACAACTCCACTACCCACCAGAAGTAATACCACCTCATCTTCTCCATCATCGTTTACACTTCAATTTCTTGTTAACTCATGTGGGCTTCCTTTAGAAACTGCTCTTACTGCATCCAAGAAGTTCCATCTCAACGAGAAGAACATCCACAAGACTCAATCTTTGCTCCATTTCTTGAAATCTCACCACTTTGTGGACACGCATATCGCCGATCTGATAAAAAAGATGCCCGCTTTCCTTGGTTGTAAAGTAGAAAACAATCTAAAGCCCAAGTTCGAGTTCCTCGCCGCAAATGGCGTTGCTGGTAACCTCCTTCCCCAACTTATCCTATCAAATCCTGATATTTTGTGGACGTCCTTGGATTCTACTATCAAACcatcttttaagtttttgaagTCTTTTCTTGGTACCAATGTGAAAATTACAGCGGCTCTTAAGCGTTGTTCATGGTTGTTGAGAGTTAATCGGAACAGAACTATgcaaacaaatattgatttgttgattaaAGAAGGATTGCCTCTTGACCGGCTTGCAAAACTCATTATCTCGAGTCCAAGATCTCTGCTATCTAAGCATGATAAGATAGTTTATGCAGTGAATTCTGTTAAGAATCTGGGCCTTGAAACAAACGATACTATGTTCATATATGCTCTTGGGGTGAAGATGAAAATGACTGACACGActtggaagaagaaaattgaggtGATGAAGAGTTTGGGTTGGAGTGAAGAGGAGATTTTCGGCACTTTCAAGCGATGCCCTCAAATATTGCAATACTCGGAGAAGAAAATCAGGATTACCgtggatttttttatcaattccgTTGATTTGGGACCAGAAATTCTACTGGTCTATCCTTCTTTGTTTTGCCTCTCAGTTGATAAGAGGGTTCGTCCATGGTATAATGTTATTAATGTTTTGAAGTCAAAGAACTtgattaaaagagaaaagaagtttCCTTCTTTGCTACTGATGAGTGAGAAGAAATTCTTGGAGAATTATGTTGATAAGTATGCGGATGATGTTCCTGGTTTATGGGAGGTGTATACGGGCACTGCCAACACAAAGAAGAAAGGCACTTGATGACAGAGATGTAAGTTCACTTGTGCAATACAAAGTGCTATGTAGTTGACTAAATAGCTCATCTGCTTTTGATTTACAGCTAATTTTTGTTTGTCCAATGTATATTGTtcatttcttatcattttgCATATTTGCTTTCTTATCATAGCCTTGTCTTTTCCCAGTTCATTTCTGTGaccttttttcatcttttactcAGTTTGAGCTTCCTACATTAACGTGCCAACCTAAGAGCCTTCAATGCCTTGTTAGAGTGTTGtgcaaaaaaattatgcatattaaagCTCATGTTAAAATGAGCTTGCATTACAAAGATATGCATTCATTGGCATTCCAACTTTCCAATTGAACACAAAACTTAACAACATAGTATTTTCCAGCAGTTTAAGGCTGTTGCTACATGTTAACGAACAGTTAAATATTTGTAGGCTGGTTGATGATGGTAGCAAGATGGGAAAATTGAACTTTATGTTGCGCGAAAAAGGTTGGAAACTGGAGTGCAGTGTGAACCATTGATTAAACAAGGAATTGTGTAGGGATGTACTTTTGTGCGAGCTATGATTCTGGTTTGCCAAACAGTTAAGGAATGCTCAGGGAAATGTCGAGGATACTTAACCCTATTTGGGAAGGGTTAGGGTACAGATAGGTAGATTTGGACGGTCAATGATTTGGGGAAACTTCAGTGCAACACTACTTACTGGCTGTTTGATGATCAGGTAAAAATGATAAGAGCATTTCTCTGAAGGTGGTGATGAAAATGAAGAGAGCGGTTTCTTTGAAGCAGTATCAATGGTCATTTATGGCTTTGGTTCCATCAAAGGAGAAGATCAGATATTAAGAATTGCCATTGCCAGTTGGCTCCATGCTCTGGGATACAAATATTTGCAGATGCATTTGCGAAACTCGAAAGGATGGTCTCAAAGCAACAGTGCTTCTACAAGGGAGAGATTGATTTTAGACTTACAGTGAATAAAAGCCTCGGCTTCAATTTCTGTGAGGTGCTCAAATCATTATATTTATGCTTTAGTGAAGGTTCCTTCAGTCCATGTTGGGTTACAAGCTTTGGAGGCTAGGAAATATTCATGTCTTTTTGCGCTCGTCCTGTGCTCTGGGGTTAAGTTGTTCCACTTTTCGAGTGCCTTCATGTAAATGTCTACCATTTCTTTCAGTTGGGTTAcaatttctatgttttttttttttatctaaatgtATTTACAAGGCTCCTCTAATTAATCAGAATCTCCTATGCTATTCAatattcaatcaatcaaatcatCTCTTGCATCAATCTTTCTTTCTAAGTTAGAGAAAACTCAATACTCAAATTCTAGTCACCCACTGAACAAGAGAATAAATCATGTGCATAAGAAATATTAAGAGTTTTCAAATAACTAGGAAGATAAAGTTGATGCGCATTGTGGTTGAAATCTCTTGTTTGAAACATCAAGTTAATGTTTTATTAGAACATGTTAGGAATCCTTcgaataaaattcaattaagaggAAATCtcatgtttgaattttttttttttaataagatctttaaaaaaataagatgaaggTGACAAGAgtaatatagaaaacaaaatgaattgaattttatcttttctaaacatgtaaattcaatttttttatcaattggaTTTGAATCAAAcactataattgaattcaattatagtaGAGAATTGGTTTCAAACAacttgttagtgtttttttatggttttgatgtgttaatattaaaaatataaaaatatattattttaaagtattttcaagtaaaaaatatttttgaaaagtacattacaccacaataccaaacacccACTAAAACCCCATTTTAGATTTagattgtggttgtggttgtggtgcAACCCCAACCCTAAATGAGATTTAAGAGagtgtttgagaatatgataacggttgttttttaaaatatttttttatctaaaaatatattaaaattatttttgttatttttaaaaaattatttttcatatcaatacatcaaaataatttaaaaatataaaaaaatattaaatttaaactaaaaaaatttaaaattttacacgGTACAACCAAACAGTGCGTAAATAAACAAATCTAATAAAACACTTTGATCGGAAAGGTACCATGCAGTCAtgcacaaatgtttttttttttttttttaattaaagagggATTGTCTCTTGATCGGCTTGCAAAACTCAGTGTCTTGTTTCCAAGGCGTCTGCTACGTAAGCATGATGACATGGTTTATGCAGTGAAATCTGTTAAAAATCTCCTatatattaatagtaaaaata is a window encoding:
- the LOC18094344 gene encoding transcription termination factor MTERF9, chloroplastic isoform X1, whose translation is MRLSLCLKMKLSPSLLISLLPKRFIKTAPSPPTTPLPTRSNTTSSSPSSFTLQFLVNSCGLPLETALTASKKFHLNEKNIHKTQSLLHFLKSHHFVDTHIADLIKKMPAFLGCKVENNLKPKFEFLAANGVAGNLLPQLILSNPDILWTSLDSTIKPSFKFLKSFLGTNVKITAALKRCSWLLRVNRNRTMQTNIDLLIKEGLPLDRLAKLIISSPRSLLSKHDKIVYAVNSVKNLGLETNDTMFIYALGVKMKMTDTTWKKKIEVMKSLGWSEEEIFGTFKRCPQILQYSEKKIRITVDFFINSVDLGPEILLVYPSLFCLSVDKRVRPWYNVINVLKSKNLIKREKKFPSLLLMSEKKFLENYVDKYADDVPGLWEVYTGTANTKKKGT
- the LOC18094344 gene encoding uncharacterized protein LOC18094344 isoform X2; protein product: MRLSLCLKMKLSPSLLISLLPKRFIKTAPSPPTTPLPTRSNTTSSSPSSFTLQFLVNSCGLPLETALTASKKFHLNEKNIHKTQSLLHFLKSHHFVDTHIADLIKKMPAFLGCKVENNLKPKFEFLAANGVAAALKRCSWLLRVNRNRTMQTNIDLLIKEGLPLDRLAKLIISSPRSLLSKHDKIVYAVNSVKNLGLETNDTMFIYALGVKMKMTDTTWKKKIEVMKSLGWSEEEIFGTFKRCPQILQYSEKKIRITVDFFINSVDLGPEILLVYPSLFCLSVDKRVRPWYNVINVLKSKNLIKREKKFPSLLLMSEKKFLENYVDKYADDVPGLWEVYTGTANTKKKGT